From the Pseudomonadota bacterium genome, one window contains:
- a CDS encoding 2OG-Fe(II) oxygenase yields the protein MLSIVNATHNNHVQVCPMLNLAAFRDMPLERAPFDHLIVPNFICDSALADINESFPSIRHPGSFPISALKIRGVFENFVDQLRGKEFEQAIGNKFSIDLSNQPNMLTVRGQCRAQDGKIHRDSGGKIITVLVYLNGHWDQSGGQLRLLRSENDIEDYSVIVPPVAGTLLAFRCDDNAWHGHKSYEGERRSMQLNWVRGRTYLWREALRHNLSAMLKNFSGRN from the coding sequence ATGCTATCAATCGTCAATGCAACACACAACAACCACGTTCAAGTATGTCCGATGTTAAATTTAGCGGCTTTTCGTGACATGCCTCTCGAGCGCGCCCCTTTTGATCATTTAATAGTCCCAAATTTTATTTGCGATTCGGCTCTTGCCGATATAAATGAAAGTTTTCCTTCAATCCGACATCCAGGCAGTTTCCCAATAAGCGCTCTGAAAATACGAGGGGTTTTTGAAAATTTTGTCGATCAACTCAGAGGAAAAGAGTTCGAACAGGCAATAGGTAATAAGTTCTCAATCGACCTCTCAAACCAGCCAAACATGTTGACAGTCCGGGGACAATGTCGAGCTCAAGATGGAAAAATACACCGTGACTCCGGAGGGAAAATTATTACTGTCTTAGTTTATTTGAATGGGCACTGGGATCAATCGGGCGGACAGCTTCGCCTTTTACGGTCAGAAAATGATATCGAAGACTATTCAGTAATAGTTCCTCCTGTCGCAGGGACGCTGCTCGCCTTCCGTTGTGACGATAATGCGTGGCACGGCCACAAATCATATGAGGGAGAACGACGTTCTATGCAATTAAACTGGGTGAGGGGCCGTACCTATTTGTGGAGGGAAGCATTACGGCACAACTTATCCGCAATGTTGAAAAACTTTAGTGGCCGGAATT